CAAAACAATATCCAAATTAAAGTTTGCATAATTCAATATAATTCAAAAAGAGAACGTATAATAATTCAGGAACATAGGCAGATCGAATTTATTGAATAAGTTGGACTCATTATAAGAATGAGCCAAATTGTTGTATTGATAGGTCAGGTCAGAAGTGATATGTCTAGTGGACTGGACGGAGTAAGAAGGAAATATAAGAGAGTGagttttaaccaaaaaaaaaaaaaaagagtgagaaagcAACCCATCTATGTTTTATTTTGGCCAGTCAAAAGAACTCTTTGAGTATTGATTTAATAGTAATTCCTATACgacattcttttaaaaataaaaataaaaattatattcttgGGATGATCAGCATGCTTCATTTTTGTACATATTCCAAGTAATTAGTCACGTGGTTAAAAAAATAGTATTAGCTCTTTGTTTCAATTTTGAAACTTCTTATTTAAAATACTTCCTAATTTTTGTGTAGTTATAAAACTTgttattaagaataaaatgaaaaataatactaGGTAATTAATTTTCGAATTTTTAGAATAGAGGAGTACCGACTTTGTGATCTCTAATTTCGTTGCTATCCTTTTAGAAAAAAAGAGTGATATAGTTTTATTCATATTAATAGAGTTTCATGTACTagtattaattaagaaaattcttgaaaattaacTAATAAAGACAGATTTTTTTTGGATTACAAGGAGTATGGCCGTTAATAAACAAAAacgtactccctccatttcagaGAAATgactactttattttttaatcagtttcaaaatgaatgatgcttttttttttttagtaactttttaattttaacttttcacgtaACATGTTTAAcaccacaagattgaaggacattttgatacatttgatgtATCTTAAATTTAacatcacaaaatttaaaagttttttattttttcaacttcgTGTCAAATCAAATTagatcattatattattttttaaacaacGGAAGTACTATTTATGATTTACTTACCATAGTAGATAATACCAATATGGATTGAATTTCTCCACTCTTAACTAAAAGGAAGGTCTCCAATTCAAACTTTgcatatggaaaaaaatattttgatagtatctttttcattttttaacgGCCCTACCCAACATGAATCTTGATAGGAgtatagatttaaaaaaaaaataataataaagaaaccaAGTGCATGAGTCGCACAAAACAACAATGGcagacaccaaaacaaataaatttGACAACACGGTAACTTACGTACCTCCAACATCATCTCTGTACCCTTGTCTCTCTCCATTTAGACATGTTTTCCCTGGCGATTCCCACGCCGTTTTACTTGATGGAGACGGCTGCCCCCTGAACACTTTCCCTGCCACTGGGGACATCACCCACATTGGTGTATTCCCAGTTGTTGTCACAGTAGTCATGTCCATTTCATTGAAATTCGAGGCCCTTGGCGTCGGCTGCAGTGAGTAGGCATCGGACGATGCATAGCCGCCGGACAGCTGAGGACTCGCTGCACGAAACCCGACGCCCAGGTCACCGTATCCGAATGGGATATCCCCGTTCGCGATGTGGTGGAATTCTTGCAAAGGCGTGTGAACGGAGAAGATTTCAGCGTTAGAGAGATTTGATGCACGAGGTGTGATTCCTATGGAGGATGAAAATGCGGACTCAGCTGCGGAGGACGTTGATCGACGGATACGGACTTGGATACGTCCGTTTCCGTCTACTTCTGATTCCGTACAAAGGGGGCTGCGGCCGTCCAGTGAGATGACATCATTGTCGATCTCAAACTTGGTTATGGCCGCAGCAACATTGCCAGGGAATTGATTCTTGATTAGTATAGTGGCAGCTCTATATTCAAACAAGAACAACAGTAAAGTATACCTGCATGAAAAAAGCTGGAATTTATAACAAACTTTTTTTACTAAAACTTTAAAACAAGTGAATGAATAAGGAATAAAGGGATAAAGAGAAGATATCATTATATGCACAAACGTAGTAGTCCAATTGGTTTTAGTGGGAAATACTAGTCTAGAAGAAAAAACTACAACTCTTTTGATTTGAACAATGTAAGTTTAGCTTTTAATTAGATGAGATATGATATTAGAGTTGTCAGAAGTCCTGAGTTTTGAGACATGCATGTCAACAAATGCCCCTCCCCCTGCGACTTCAATccggtttcaaaaaaaaaaaatctgctGAGCACTTCACATATCACTTGAGTAGCAGCACAACACCCCACCaaaaaaaatcttaagaaaataaaaaaataaaaaggtaaagaaCGTAAGGAGTGATTAGTACCAGATAATGCATTGAAGGACAACTAACTGAACCATGAGGCTTTGAGTAAAATCACCATACATGGCATTAAGCAAAGGAATACCCATAACCAAAGTGTTGGGCAAAGTCGAGACAGAAAAGAGAGTAATGAGCCAATCCAACTGCCCTTTACAAATGGCCCAAAATGACAGCAACGCAAGAACCAAAATCTTCGACAAAGTATCAGCCAATATGAATTTCGTGTCCATTTGGTAAGGATTGTTTTGAGAGATGAAATGGAAGGATAGTACCGGAACAGCGAAGAGGGCAACGAAACGGTTGATGCCGGAGCATTGCTCTGGCGAGAATATTTTCCACCATTTCACTGAACCATATGCCACCACCATAGCAAAGTACAATGGCACCATTGCACACATTACTTTGTAAAAATCATTTGCACCTATCATCTtctaatttcttaaaaataagtctctctctctcttcccCACCGGTGTAGTATATTATAAGGAAAGTGAAAACGTTGATGGAGTTTATAAAGAATATTGAAGACTAAATTCTCTGTCATGAAACTTTGGATGGACGCTAAATGAGATTCTTAGTTAGCACTGGGATTAATGGTTGGTAGATGCGATGATTAGTTATTTAACATACTATATTGTATGGAGAAAATTTGTGACAAAGCGGCAGATGTTTAATTTTGCATTTAAAACAACAAAAGAGATGTAAAACTTTTAAAACACTTTAACCGTATGAGTTAATTATTTAGTGTAAAACTTAGCACCAGCCTAATATTTACACCAAACCATATCAATACTAAGCTATTTGAGGTGAGCAAATATTTATGTACAAACATAGTTTAGGCATCTATGATTTGAAGTGGGTAAAatgttcttcaatttttaaatatcgAATAAATAGTAAGCTGACAAGTGCAATAATCTAGAAACACTGCACAACAAAAAGTATTAAAGGAATCATGTTACAACGACGATTTGAGAAACAAATTGTATTCTTTTGGAACGCAACAGTTTCTGTACTAAAACTACATCTTTGTATAATTCCTAAATTTGAAAATCTTATCTtcggaaaaaagaaaaaggcacACATTCAACCCACACCGTCTAGGCAATAGAAGTCCTCATGAGTCAAAGTAAGACGAAAGTGTAGTAAACCTTTCTGATAGTACTTTTTTGTTTGAACTTAACGTGGTCTCCTTTTtaatttcaaagttgaaagtCAATCGATGAGTTAGAGAGATGATAGTAGCAGTACAGTGGAAGGGCGTGTAGAAACTAGAAAGTGAAAGCACTTAGCTCTATACACACACTGTCCATGTAACATAGTAGTTTAATTAATTACTAGTACTGACAAGGTCAATTATTTAAGTATTTGCTTGGTGTTTACAtagtttaattaaatattatttcctTCGTTTAAAGAAGAATaacctactttgatttgacacaaaatttaagaaaataacgAAGACTTTTGAATgttgtgtcaaatgtactaaaatgccttttaatcttgtggtcataaacatgccatgtggaaagttgaaattaagtatcgtcaaaaaagaaaaaggatcattctcttttaaacataaaatagatcATTCTTATTTAAACGGAGGCAGTAGAATGTAAGGGAGTAGAATGTATCATAGTCAACTATATGGTATTATGATGATGTAGCTTTTCTTAATCATGTGCCCTAGATTCCTCAAATCCTTAACCTTATTTTCTGGCCGTGCACTTTAATTAGCTTTCTTACAGAAAATTAGCAGCTAAAATTCACCCATTATGAAACTTAAATCATGAGTCCTCCACTCTGCTCGAATAGTTCTTCTAATTGGCACTCTCTGGCCGACAAAAGTTGGGCATgggaatattttgatttttggagGCACACTGGGATTAGTGCTTCGTCCTTCATTCATATGTTCGACAATTTTTCATCAAAACTTGAAGTGATATAATGACcgtagagaaaattgaagaaaatgtttttttttttaagtattgaatgaaggattggtgatattgatCAACTTAAAGAGCCAAATattattagaaaacttgattaagttaattatggatttgattaatatttttaaaactttctaatattttcaaaaatacaaattaacccacacccttcttcaatccaaatcaaccaatcTCTCTCCCCCCCTCTCTCTcgcagcttctctcaactctatctcaaccaacagttctgcaaaattgtCCCTTCAATCtccggcgacttcaacctccggaGAAAAATAATCGGATGAGTTTTCTTTCGACTTTTAATCGTCAATCGATGTGAAGAATTCTCCGGTGACAActactttgagttcttcatcatccCATTTCCTTtatcacaggtaaaaaattatgaagaaatagaggaacttgagccaactaatcttctagtattgaaatgtggactgaataaaatcctaatttttggtatttcttcttcttgttgtcgtactgttgattcagatttgttggtgatttttggtcacagttgatgttcttagtgtgtgtgtgagagatgtgttggtgttgctgggttgatttgttgtttatcttggtaaaaatggtattgcaacagatgaaacatctgatgcaacagatttagacATCTAATACCACTactagaaaaaatgaaaaaatcgtCCACACTTTGTGGTCGGAAAAAAATCGACaacatgtggttgattttttaattttttttaaaaaaaaccggccacatgtggtcgcttttatattttaaaatatcaaaatattaatttcaataattttagtattaattattatttcttttacgaataaaaattaaaaaaacaaaacaaaaccgaccacttgaggtcgatttcctttaaaaaaaataattaaaaaatatttttaaaaaactgaccacaagtggtcggtttttatttttttttgaattaatttttgttaaaaaccgaccacttgtggtcagatttttaaaatattttttaaaagaatttaaaaatatttctgaaaatccaaccacttgtggtcggtttttatttttttttaaatatttttttgcgGTCGGTTTTTAACAAAAAtgaattactttttttaaaaaccgaccacttgtggtcgttttttagtgaaattaaaaaaaaataattttaaaaaaccgaccactcgtggtcgattttaaataaaataaaaagaaaataatttttaaagtggtcggtttttaatggaaaaaattaaaaaaactatttttaaaaaaccaaccacatatggtcggtttttaaataaaaaaaaagtaaatcattatttttaaaaaataattatataatctaatatttactttatgtaatctaattattattaatagtaaaaataatatattagattatatatataatctaatatatttactttattaaaaaataatctaatatattatattttaaaattatattgatttcacgtagtcaataaccaatacaataataataaaaatcaataaatcttagattttgtgaaaaaacttacactaaaaaatgtatcaaatataatatacaaattacgttaaacgtaatctttatcttttacttattttcaatatataaaatacatattttcctttatatatacgttaaatgacgttaaacatgcataatctttttataatgaatatgtgtgtgtgtgtgtgtatatatatatatatatatatatatatatatcgtaccGTTGGGATAGACaattgaaaaatgatatttatagCACCTGTTTTAAAGCTGAAAACTGATGTTTATATAGTACGTGTTTGGAAGCTGAAAactgatgtatatagtacgtatttaagagttgatatatatgatgtagtgatcaaTGAACTATTTAGTAAAAAACTAgcaaaatctatccaaacatattgaatacgtgatcgatgtatatagtacgtatttgaaagtgttgacacccaattttgacctttcGATGCTCTCTTAGTCTGctattttgtcaaaattatttaacctttaatattaatatttttattattttcaacaagctacatttatgatttaaaaaatgtataaagtattttattatttttagtatcatttttataaatttaataattcaaatacgactttttatataattttattaatatttattaaattatttttttcacgtACATGTGCACATTCATAATTTCTAAATACACtgcctattattattattattattattattattattattattattattattattactgttgttgttgttatatttattaaaatagcagTCAATTTCAATTTACTCTCCTATATAGTTTAATTTCTAGCCATTATTgtactcaatttgtgtcaattatGATCAAAATTAACA
The Capsicum annuum cultivar UCD-10X-F1 chromosome 6, UCD10Xv1.1, whole genome shotgun sequence DNA segment above includes these coding regions:
- the LOC107874932 gene encoding auxin efflux carrier component 6, whose product is MIGANDFYKVMCAMVPLYFAMVVAYGSVKWWKIFSPEQCSGINRFVALFAVPVLSFHFISQNNPYQMDTKFILADTLSKILVLALLSFWAICKGQLDWLITLFSVSTLPNTLVMGIPLLNAMYGDFTQSLMVQLVVLQCIIWYTLLLFLFEYRAATILIKNQFPGNVAAAITKFEIDNDVISLDGRSPLCTESEVDGNGRIQVRIRRSTSSAAESAFSSSIGITPRASNLSNAEIFSVHTPLQEFHHIANGDIPFGYGDLGVGFRAASPQLSGGYASSDAYSLQPTPRASNFNEMDMTTVTTTGNTPMWVMSPVAGKVFRGQPSPSSKTAWESPGKTCLNGERQGYRDDVGEKEISFRDISNFPVQGGGADSENTNIIKQEMPSALVMLRLITVMVGRKLSRNPNTYSSILGLLWSLISFKWNVGMPSLVKYSVKIISDAGLGMAMFSLGLFMALQPRIIACGTKMAGIGMGIRFISGPLVMSAASIVIGLKGVRLHTAIVQAALPQGIVPFVFAREYGLHSDILSTGVIFGMLVSLPVTLLYYILLGL